From a single Mangifera indica cultivar Alphonso chromosome 19, CATAS_Mindica_2.1, whole genome shotgun sequence genomic region:
- the LOC123203506 gene encoding uncharacterized protein LOC123203506 isoform X14 codes for MMMEGEGSSSSKKRGVQNHDDGFINTLFSWSLDDIRNKNLFSHKVEKIPESFESVTQYLGSFVYPLLEETRAELFSPMEIISRAPYAKVDVFRPLGSELFDVKIDYWRNRFSNNGKEPYKTLPGDILILADAKPETISDLERVGRMWSFLSVMTIAEDDNDSTSTYFKVKASKSIQQFEREKSLFVIFLANITTNRRIWKSLNMSRNLKIIKKVLRGNSVSEESCQVCSELNGGILYEKFGSGLSSTLNASQLNAVLACLDGVRCDHKSSVQLIWGPPGTGKTKAVSMLLFTLLKTKCRTLTCAPTNVAITEVASRVLKLLKESIKTDDYGSETLMLPLGDILLFGSKERLKVGQEIEEIYLDYRVKKLSECFGTLTGWRHCFSSMMDLLEDCVSQYHIFLENKLVKKRESTDKNEVKENYRNMEMEGDNEEFKSFLEFVRDRFKHTATPLRNCIFIFCTHIPKRFILESNFQNMIDLISLLDSFETLLFQKNVVSDELQELFSHSVAEEFFSSPGHRNYLLQKRRGECHTVLKNLQDSFNKLKFPSGMNIDSLKAFCFKTASVIFCTASSSFKLHSVAMEPLNVLVIDEAAQLKESESTIPLQLLGLNHTILIGDECQLPAMVKSKVTDEASFGRSLFERLSSLGRSKHLLNTQYRMHPSISCFPNSYFYNNRIWDSPNVKRRINKNVFLPRSPIFRPYSFINILEGREESIGRSWRNMVEVAVVMKILQNLYKDWNDSKQKLSIGIVSPYSAQVQAIEKKLGGKYDDSDDFTVKVKSIDGFQGGEEDIIIISTVRSNERGSIGFLSKPQRINVALTRARHCLWILGNERTLTHGESVWKILINDAKDRCCFFNADEDKDLAKAILEPKKELNELNELLNADSVLFNNQKWKQNRSTKGKATEAGSEEKLDKDSKEALQVHLASGSQWPKNSEKIENKGKGKKKPKRKNKRNEFWRQKDADDEKSILLNAPAVELDVHLNNLFLQQNRSTKGKATEAGSEEKLDKDRKEALQVHLAPGSQWPENSEKIENKGKGMKKPKRKNKRNEFWQQKDADDEKSILLNAPAVEQNRSTKGKATEAGSEDKLDKDSKEALQVHLASGSQWPENSQKIENKGKGKKKPKRKNKRNEFWQQKDADDEKSILLNAPAVEQNRSTKGKATKAGSEEKLDKDSKEALQVHLASGSQRPENSEKIENKGKGMKKPKRKNKRNEFWQQKDADDEKSILLNAPAVEQNRSTKGKATEAGSEDKLDKDSKEALQVHLASGSQWPENSQKIENKGKGKKKPKRKNKRNEFWQQKDADDEKSILLNAPAVEQNRSTKGKATKAGSEEKLDKDSKEALQVHLASGSQRPENSEKIENKGKGMKKPKRKNKRNEFWQQKDADDEKSILLNAPAVEQNRSTKGKATEAGSEDKLDKDSKEALQVHLASGSQWPENSQKIENKGKGKKKPKRKNKRNVLFHRILATERCR; via the exons ATGATGATGGAAGGTGAAGGTAGTAGTAGCAGCAAGAAGAGAGGAGTTCAAAATCATGACGATGGCTTCATTAATACTCTGTTTTCTTGGTCTCTTGATGACATTCGTAACAAAAATCTTTTCAGTCATAAG GTGGAAAAAATTCCGGAATCATTTGAATCTGTCACTCAGTATTTGGGGTCATTTGTTTATCCTTTGTTGGAAGAAACACGAGCAGAACTGTTTTCACCTATGGAGATCATTTCAAGAGCACCTTATGCTAAGGTGGATGTTTTTAGGCCTCTTGGATCTGAGTTATTTGATGTTAAGATTGATTACTGGAGGAACAGGTTCAGTAACAATGGTAAAGAGCCTTATAAAACTTTGCCGggggatattttaattttagcagATGCGAAACCTGAAACTATTTCCGACTTGGAGAGGGTTGGTAGAATGTGGTCTTTTCTATCAGTCATGACAATCGCTGAGGATGATAATGATAGCACTTCTACTTACTTTAAAGTGAAGGCTTCAAAAAGCATCCAGCAGTTTGAAAGGGAGAAATCACTGTTTGTGATTTTCTTGGCAAATATTACTACTAACAGAAGAATATGGAAATCCTTGAACATGTCCCGAAATTTGAAGATTATCAAAAAAGTTTTACGCGGGAATTCCGTG TCGGAGGAAAGTTGCCAAGTCTGTTCTGAACTGAATGGAGGGATCTTATATGAGAAATTTGGTAGTGGCTTATCATCAACATTGAATGCTTCGCAATTGAATGCAGTTCTTGCCTGTCTTGATGGAGTGCGTTGTGATCACAAGTCCTCTGTGCAACTTATATGGGGTCCCCCTGGAACAGGGAAAACTAAAGCTGTTAGTATGCTTCTCTTTACTCTGTTGAAAACAAAATGCAGAACCCTTACTTGTGCCCCGACGAATGTTGCAATTACAGAAGTTGCTTCTCGTGTTCTGAAGCTGCTGAAAGAATCGATTAAAACTGATGACTATGGAAGTGAGACTCTGATGCTTCCTCTTGGAGATATTCTCTTGTTTGGGAGTAAGGAGAGACTCAAAGTTGGTcaagaaatagaagaaatatATTTGGATTATCGCGTTAAAAAGCTTTCAGAGTGTTTTGGTACGCTGACTGGCTGGAGGCATTGCTTCTCATCCATGATGGATTTACTTGAAGATTGTGTTTCTCAGTATCACATTTTCTTGGAGAATAAATTGGTAAAGAAGAGAGAAAGTACTGACAAAAATGAAGTCAAAGAGAATTACAGGAATATGGAAATGGAAGGTGACAATGAGGAGTTTAAATCATTTCTTGAATTTGTGAGAGATAGATTTAAACATACTGCTACTCCTCTTAGGAATTGTATATTTATCTTCTGCACTCACATACCAAAACGTTTCATTTTGGaaagtaattttcaaaatatgataGATCTTAtcagtttacttgattctttcgaAACTTTGTTGTTTCAAAAAAATGTAGTTTCTGACGAGCTGCAAGAGCTCTTTTCACATTCAGTAGCTGAAGAGTTTTTTTCATCACCTGGGCATAGAAATTACTTGTTGCAGAAAAGGAGAGGTGAATGCCatacagttttaaaaaatcttcaGGATTCCTTTAATAAACTTAAGTTTCCAAGTGGTATGAACATAGATTCATTAAAAGCTTTCTGCTTTAAAACAGCTTCTGTAATATTTTGCACTGCTTCTAGTTCATTTAAGCTGCATTCAGTGGCCATGGAACCACTGAACGTTCTGGTCATTGATGAAGCGGCACAACTAAAAGAAAGTGAGTCGACAATACCCCTGCAACTGTTGGGCTTAAATCATACTATTCTCATTGGGGATGAGTGCCAATTGCCAGCAATGGTTAAAAGCAAG GTTACTGACGAAGCTTCCTTCGGGAGAAGCTTATTTGAGAGGCTGAGCTCATTGGGTCGCTCTAAACACCTGCTCAATACACAGTATCGGATGCACCCCTCAATTAGCTGCTTCccaaattcttatttttataacaacCGGATTTGGGATTCTCCTAATGTtaaaagaagaatcaacaaaaatgtctttttgcCAAGATCTCCAATATTCCGTCCATATTCTTTCATCAATATTCTTGAAGGGAGAGAAGAGTCCATTGGCCGTAGCTGGAGAAATATGGTTGAGGTAGCTGTTGTGATGAAAATATTGCAGAACCTGTACAAAG ATTGGAATGACTCAAAACAGAAGCTGAGCATTGGCATAGTCTCACCTTACAGTGCTCAAGTACaagcaattgaaaaaaaacttgGAGGCAAGTATGATGACTCTGATGACTTTACTGTAAAAGTGAAGTCGATTGATGGGTTTCAAGGTGGTGAGGAGgacattattataatttccaCTGTGAGAAGCAACGAAAGGGGATCCATTGGATTCTTGTCCAAGCCACAGAGAATCAATGTTGCACTTACAAGGGCCAG GCACTGTTTATGGATTTTAGGGAATGAAAGGACCTTAACTCATGGTGAATCTGTTTGGAAAATCTTAATCAATGATGCTAAGGACCGCTGTTGTTTCTTTAATGCTGATGAAGATAAGGATTTGGCCAAAGCTATATTAGAGCCCAAAAAAGAGCTTAATGAATTGAATGAATTGCTGAATGCTGACAGTGTACTTTTCAACAATCAAAAGTGGAAG CAGAACAGGAGTACTAAAGGCAAGGCAACGGAGGCAGGTTCAGAAGAGAAATTGGATAAGGACAGTAAGGAGGCATTGCAAGTTCATCTAGCCTCTGGTTCCCAGTGGCCAAAAAATTCTGAGAAGATTGAAAACAAGgggaagggaaagaaaaagccTAAGAGAAAGAACAAGCGAAATG AATTCTGGCGACAGAAAGATGCAGATGATGAAAAGAGCATTTTGTTGAATGCCCCAGCAGTTGAg TTGGATGTTCACTTGAATAACCTATTCTTGCAGCAGAATAGGAGTACTAAAGGCAAGGCAACAGAGGCGGGTTCAGAAGAGAAATTGGATAAGGACAGGAAGGAGGCATTGCAAGTTCATCTAGCCCCTGGTTCCCAGTGGCCAGAAAATTCTGAGAAGATTGAAAACAAGGGGAAAGGAATGAAAAAGCCTAAGAGAAAGAACAAGCGAAATG AATTCTGGCAACAGAAAGATGCAGATGATGAAAAGAGCATTTTGTTGAATGCCCCAGCAGTTGAG CAGAATAGGAGTACTAAAGGCAAGGCAACAGAGGCGGGATCAGAAGATAAATTGGATAAGGACAGTAAGGAGGCATTGCAAGTTCATCTAGCCTCTGGTTCTCAGTGGCCAGAAAATTCTCAGAAGATTGAAAACAAGgggaagggaaagaaaaagccTAAGAGAAAGAACAAGCGAAATG AATTCTGGCAACAGAAAGATGCAGATGATGAAAAGAGCATTTTGTTGAATGCCCCAGCAGTTGAg CAGAATAGGAGTACTAAAGGCAAGGCAACAAAGGCGGGATCAGAAGAGAAATTGGATAAGGACAGTAAGGAGGCATTGCAAGTTCATCTAGCCTCTGGTTCCCAGCGGCCAGAAAATTCTGAGAAGATTGAAAACAAGGGGAAAGGAATGAAAAAGCCTAAGAGAAAGAACAAGCGAAATG AATTCTGGCAACAGAAAGATGCAGATGATGAAAAGAGCATTTTGTTGAATGCCCCAGCAGTTGAG CAGAATAGGAGTACTAAAGGCAAGGCAACAGAGGCGGGATCAGAAGATAAATTGGATAAGGACAGTAAGGAGGCATTGCAAGTTCATCTAGCCTCTGGTTCCCAGTGGCCAGAAAATTCTCAGAAGATTGAAAACAAGgggaagggaaagaaaaagccTAAGAGAAAGAACAAGCGAAATG AATTCTGGCAACAGAAAGATGCAGATGATGAAAAGAGCATTTTGTTGAATGCCCCAGCAGTTGAg CAGAATAGGAGTACTAAAGGCAAGGCAACAAAGGCGGGATCAGAAGAGAAATTGGATAAGGACAGTAAGGAGGCATTGCAAGTTCATCTAGCCTCTGGTTCCCAGCGGCCAGAAAATTCTGAGAAGATTGAAAACAAGGGGAAAGGAATGAAAAAGCCTAAGAGAAAGAACAAGCGAAATG AATTCTGGCAACAGAAAGATGCAGATGATGAAAAGAGCATTTTGTTGAATGCCCCAGCAGTTGAG CAGAATAGGAGTACTAAAGGCAAGGCAACAGAGGCGGGATCAGAAGATAAATTGGATAAGGACAGTAAGGAGGCATTGCAAGTTCATCTAGCCTCTGGTTCCCAGTGGCCAGAAAATTCTCAGAAGATTGAAAACAAGgggaagggaaagaaaaagccTAAGAGAAAGAACAAGCGAAATG TTTTGTTTCACAGAATTCTGGCAACAGAAAGATGCAGATGA
- the LOC123203506 gene encoding uncharacterized protein LOC123203506 isoform X12, producing MMMEGEGSSSSKKRGVQNHDDGFINTLFSWSLDDIRNKNLFSHKVEKIPESFESVTQYLGSFVYPLLEETRAELFSPMEIISRAPYAKVDVFRPLGSELFDVKIDYWRNRFSNNGKEPYKTLPGDILILADAKPETISDLERVGRMWSFLSVMTIAEDDNDSTSTYFKVKASKSIQQFEREKSLFVIFLANITTNRRIWKSLNMSRNLKIIKKVLRGNSVSEESCQVCSELNGGILYEKFGSGLSSTLNASQLNAVLACLDGVRCDHKSSVQLIWGPPGTGKTKAVSMLLFTLLKTKCRTLTCAPTNVAITEVASRVLKLLKESIKTDDYGSETLMLPLGDILLFGSKERLKVGQEIEEIYLDYRVKKLSECFGTLTGWRHCFSSMMDLLEDCVSQYHIFLENKLVKKRESTDKNEVKENYRNMEMEGDNEEFKSFLEFVRDRFKHTATPLRNCIFIFCTHIPKRFILESNFQNMIDLISLLDSFETLLFQKNVVSDELQELFSHSVAEEFFSSPGHRNYLLQKRRGECHTVLKNLQDSFNKLKFPSGMNIDSLKAFCFKTASVIFCTASSSFKLHSVAMEPLNVLVIDEAAQLKESESTIPLQLLGLNHTILIGDECQLPAMVKSKVTDEASFGRSLFERLSSLGRSKHLLNTQYRMHPSISCFPNSYFYNNRIWDSPNVKRRINKNVFLPRSPIFRPYSFINILEGREESIGRSWRNMVEVAVVMKILQNLYKDWNDSKQKLSIGIVSPYSAQVQAIEKKLGGKYDDSDDFTVKVKSIDGFQGGEEDIIIISTVRSNERGSIGFLSKPQRINVALTRARHCLWILGNERTLTHGESVWKILINDAKDRCCFFNADEDKDLAKAILEPKKELNELNELLNADSVLFNNQKWKQNRSTKGKATEAGSEEKLDKDRKEALQVHLAPGSQWPENSEKIENKGKGMKKPKRKNKRNEFWQQKDADDEKSILLNAPAVEQNRSTKGKATEAGSEDKLDKDSKEALQVHLASGSQWPENSQKIENKGKGKKKPKRKNKRNEFWQQKDADDEKSILLNAPAVEQNRSTKGKATKAGSEEKLDKDSKEALQVHLASGSQRPENSEKIENKGKGMKKPKRKNKRNEFWQQKDADDEKSILLNAPAVEQNRSTKGKATEAGSEDKLDKDSKEALQVHLASGSQWPENSQKIENKGKGKKKPKRKNKRNEFWQQKDADDEKSILLNAPAVEQNRSTKGKATKAGSEEKLDKDSKEALQVHLASGSQRPENSEKIENKGKGMKKPKRKNKRNEFWQQKDADDEKSILLNAPAVEQNRSTKGKATEAGSEDKLDKDSKEALQVHLASGSQWPENSQKIENKGKGKKKPKRKNKRNEFWQQKDADDEKSILLNAPAVEQNRSTKGKATKAGSEEKLDKDSKEVLQVHLASGSQRPENSEKIENKGKGKKRPKRKNKRNAALALDPKALSTTNVKLLAKIALNLAVSNSTSSLKYIDAMAKKEKSSPKLKSAHEFCISQYQYTVNSFKSALSDLDVDPMTANYDAKVASDGASYCADKLKSEGFQSKDGYQ from the exons ATGATGATGGAAGGTGAAGGTAGTAGTAGCAGCAAGAAGAGAGGAGTTCAAAATCATGACGATGGCTTCATTAATACTCTGTTTTCTTGGTCTCTTGATGACATTCGTAACAAAAATCTTTTCAGTCATAAG GTGGAAAAAATTCCGGAATCATTTGAATCTGTCACTCAGTATTTGGGGTCATTTGTTTATCCTTTGTTGGAAGAAACACGAGCAGAACTGTTTTCACCTATGGAGATCATTTCAAGAGCACCTTATGCTAAGGTGGATGTTTTTAGGCCTCTTGGATCTGAGTTATTTGATGTTAAGATTGATTACTGGAGGAACAGGTTCAGTAACAATGGTAAAGAGCCTTATAAAACTTTGCCGggggatattttaattttagcagATGCGAAACCTGAAACTATTTCCGACTTGGAGAGGGTTGGTAGAATGTGGTCTTTTCTATCAGTCATGACAATCGCTGAGGATGATAATGATAGCACTTCTACTTACTTTAAAGTGAAGGCTTCAAAAAGCATCCAGCAGTTTGAAAGGGAGAAATCACTGTTTGTGATTTTCTTGGCAAATATTACTACTAACAGAAGAATATGGAAATCCTTGAACATGTCCCGAAATTTGAAGATTATCAAAAAAGTTTTACGCGGGAATTCCGTG TCGGAGGAAAGTTGCCAAGTCTGTTCTGAACTGAATGGAGGGATCTTATATGAGAAATTTGGTAGTGGCTTATCATCAACATTGAATGCTTCGCAATTGAATGCAGTTCTTGCCTGTCTTGATGGAGTGCGTTGTGATCACAAGTCCTCTGTGCAACTTATATGGGGTCCCCCTGGAACAGGGAAAACTAAAGCTGTTAGTATGCTTCTCTTTACTCTGTTGAAAACAAAATGCAGAACCCTTACTTGTGCCCCGACGAATGTTGCAATTACAGAAGTTGCTTCTCGTGTTCTGAAGCTGCTGAAAGAATCGATTAAAACTGATGACTATGGAAGTGAGACTCTGATGCTTCCTCTTGGAGATATTCTCTTGTTTGGGAGTAAGGAGAGACTCAAAGTTGGTcaagaaatagaagaaatatATTTGGATTATCGCGTTAAAAAGCTTTCAGAGTGTTTTGGTACGCTGACTGGCTGGAGGCATTGCTTCTCATCCATGATGGATTTACTTGAAGATTGTGTTTCTCAGTATCACATTTTCTTGGAGAATAAATTGGTAAAGAAGAGAGAAAGTACTGACAAAAATGAAGTCAAAGAGAATTACAGGAATATGGAAATGGAAGGTGACAATGAGGAGTTTAAATCATTTCTTGAATTTGTGAGAGATAGATTTAAACATACTGCTACTCCTCTTAGGAATTGTATATTTATCTTCTGCACTCACATACCAAAACGTTTCATTTTGGaaagtaattttcaaaatatgataGATCTTAtcagtttacttgattctttcgaAACTTTGTTGTTTCAAAAAAATGTAGTTTCTGACGAGCTGCAAGAGCTCTTTTCACATTCAGTAGCTGAAGAGTTTTTTTCATCACCTGGGCATAGAAATTACTTGTTGCAGAAAAGGAGAGGTGAATGCCatacagttttaaaaaatcttcaGGATTCCTTTAATAAACTTAAGTTTCCAAGTGGTATGAACATAGATTCATTAAAAGCTTTCTGCTTTAAAACAGCTTCTGTAATATTTTGCACTGCTTCTAGTTCATTTAAGCTGCATTCAGTGGCCATGGAACCACTGAACGTTCTGGTCATTGATGAAGCGGCACAACTAAAAGAAAGTGAGTCGACAATACCCCTGCAACTGTTGGGCTTAAATCATACTATTCTCATTGGGGATGAGTGCCAATTGCCAGCAATGGTTAAAAGCAAG GTTACTGACGAAGCTTCCTTCGGGAGAAGCTTATTTGAGAGGCTGAGCTCATTGGGTCGCTCTAAACACCTGCTCAATACACAGTATCGGATGCACCCCTCAATTAGCTGCTTCccaaattcttatttttataacaacCGGATTTGGGATTCTCCTAATGTtaaaagaagaatcaacaaaaatgtctttttgcCAAGATCTCCAATATTCCGTCCATATTCTTTCATCAATATTCTTGAAGGGAGAGAAGAGTCCATTGGCCGTAGCTGGAGAAATATGGTTGAGGTAGCTGTTGTGATGAAAATATTGCAGAACCTGTACAAAG ATTGGAATGACTCAAAACAGAAGCTGAGCATTGGCATAGTCTCACCTTACAGTGCTCAAGTACaagcaattgaaaaaaaacttgGAGGCAAGTATGATGACTCTGATGACTTTACTGTAAAAGTGAAGTCGATTGATGGGTTTCAAGGTGGTGAGGAGgacattattataatttccaCTGTGAGAAGCAACGAAAGGGGATCCATTGGATTCTTGTCCAAGCCACAGAGAATCAATGTTGCACTTACAAGGGCCAG GCACTGTTTATGGATTTTAGGGAATGAAAGGACCTTAACTCATGGTGAATCTGTTTGGAAAATCTTAATCAATGATGCTAAGGACCGCTGTTGTTTCTTTAATGCTGATGAAGATAAGGATTTGGCCAAAGCTATATTAGAGCCCAAAAAAGAGCTTAATGAATTGAATGAATTGCTGAATGCTGACAGTGTACTTTTCAACAATCAAAAGTGGAAG CAGAATAGGAGTACTAAAGGCAAGGCAACAGAGGCGGGTTCAGAAGAGAAATTGGATAAGGACAGGAAGGAGGCATTGCAAGTTCATCTAGCCCCTGGTTCCCAGTGGCCAGAAAATTCTGAGAAGATTGAAAACAAGGGGAAAGGAATGAAAAAGCCTAAGAGAAAGAACAAGCGAAATG AATTCTGGCAACAGAAAGATGCAGATGATGAAAAGAGCATTTTGTTGAATGCCCCAGCAGTTGAG CAGAATAGGAGTACTAAAGGCAAGGCAACAGAGGCGGGATCAGAAGATAAATTGGATAAGGACAGTAAGGAGGCATTGCAAGTTCATCTAGCCTCTGGTTCTCAGTGGCCAGAAAATTCTCAGAAGATTGAAAACAAGgggaagggaaagaaaaagccTAAGAGAAAGAACAAGCGAAATG AATTCTGGCAACAGAAAGATGCAGATGATGAAAAGAGCATTTTGTTGAATGCCCCAGCAGTTGAg CAGAATAGGAGTACTAAAGGCAAGGCAACAAAGGCGGGATCAGAAGAGAAATTGGATAAGGACAGTAAGGAGGCATTGCAAGTTCATCTAGCCTCTGGTTCCCAGCGGCCAGAAAATTCTGAGAAGATTGAAAACAAGGGGAAAGGAATGAAAAAGCCTAAGAGAAAGAACAAGCGAAATG AATTCTGGCAACAGAAAGATGCAGATGATGAAAAGAGCATTTTGTTGAATGCCCCAGCAGTTGAG CAGAATAGGAGTACTAAAGGCAAGGCAACAGAGGCGGGATCAGAAGATAAATTGGATAAGGACAGTAAGGAGGCATTGCAAGTTCATCTAGCCTCTGGTTCCCAGTGGCCAGAAAATTCTCAGAAGATTGAAAACAAGgggaagggaaagaaaaagccTAAGAGAAAGAACAAGCGAAATG AATTCTGGCAACAGAAAGATGCAGATGATGAAAAGAGCATTTTGTTGAATGCCCCAGCAGTTGAg CAGAATAGGAGTACTAAAGGCAAGGCAACAAAGGCGGGATCAGAAGAGAAATTGGATAAGGACAGTAAGGAGGCATTGCAAGTTCATCTAGCCTCTGGTTCCCAGCGGCCAGAAAATTCTGAGAAGATTGAAAACAAGGGGAAAGGAATGAAAAAGCCTAAGAGAAAGAACAAGCGAAATG AATTCTGGCAACAGAAAGATGCAGATGATGAAAAGAGCATTTTGTTGAATGCCCCAGCAGTTGAG CAGAATAGGAGTACTAAAGGCAAGGCAACAGAGGCGGGATCAGAAGATAAATTGGATAAGGACAGTAAGGAGGCATTGCAAGTTCATCTAGCCTCTGGTTCCCAGTGGCCAGAAAATTCTCAGAAGATTGAAAACAAGgggaagggaaagaaaaagccTAAGAGAAAGAACAAGCGAAATG AATTCTGGCAACAGAAAGATGCAGATGATGAAAAGAGCATTTTGTTGAATGCCCCAGCAGTTGAg CAGAATAGGAGTACTAAAGGCAAGGCAACAAAGGCGGGATCAGAAGAGAAATTGGATAAGGACAGTAAGGAGGTATTGCAAGTTCATCTAGCCTCTGGTTCCCAGCGGCCAGAAAATTCTGAGAAGATTGAAAACAAGgggaagggaaagaaaaggcCTAAGAGAAAGAACAAGCGAAATG cCGCTCTCGCATTAGATCCTAAAGCCTTGTCTACAACAAACGTGAAATTGCTGGCTAAGATAGCGCTAAACTTGGCTGTATCTAATTCCACAAGCAGCCTAAAATACATTGATGCAATGGCGAAGAAGGAAAAATCTTCACCGAAACTGAAATCGGCACACGAGTTCTGCATTTCACAGTATCAGTACACCGTGAATTCATTCAAAAGTGCTTTGAGCGACTTGGATGTAGATCCTATGACTGCAAATTATGATGCAAAAGTTGCTTCTGATGGTGCATCTTACTGTGCAGACAAACTGAAATCTGAGGGATTTCAATCTAAAGACGGTTACCAATAA